A genomic segment from Gigantopelta aegis isolate Gae_Host unplaced genomic scaffold, Gae_host_genome ctg3525_pilon_pilon, whole genome shotgun sequence encodes:
- the LOC121392207 gene encoding LOW QUALITY PROTEIN: NADH dehydrogenase [ubiquinone] 1 alpha subcomplex subunit 8-like (The sequence of the model RefSeq protein was modified relative to this genomic sequence to represent the inferred CDS: deleted 1 base in 1 codon), giving the protein MGAAHHYGTYCKTKNDAFMQCRIEGNDPRKCLQEGKESKGSCNEVFTEHWTCLDYNNQEHNRCRKTQKSFDSCMNEKLNLKRDS; this is encoded by the exons ATGGGTGCAGCTCATCATTATGGCACCTACTGTAAAACTAAGAATGATGCATTTATGCAATGTAGAATAGAGGGTAATGATCCCAGA AAATGTCTGCAGGAAGGCAAGGAG TCAAAAGGTTCTTGTAATGAAGTCTTCACTGAACACTGGACTTGTCTGGATTATAACAACCAAGAACACAATCGCTGTAGGAAAACTCAGAAATCTTTTGATTCTTGCATGAATGAGAAACTAAACCTCAAACGAGATAGTTAG